One window of the Candidatus Acidiferrales bacterium genome contains the following:
- a CDS encoding PP2C family protein-serine/threonine phosphatase, with protein MNQRQLFHTIEKTASKDYRNDEELLLSVVREIIGSDEMRIKGGRIWKLVPRKNAYVLVKQIAKVKALPDDFMLKVSDYADFVKIGIQKTLLNTEQNQDLRSRGIEKYSATGVGEKVKVKGVPLYQYVLAFNTNGENPELFDALNVIGSAVTAVLRERNALARTKQLEQDIDKAREIQRSILPEHEQKYGSFEMFGVSVPERVVGGDFFDYLPSGEEGERLGVAVGDAASKGLSAAVEALYVSGALKMGVELQTNMASLVKKINNLVNWTFSDSRFVTLFYGEFTDGKSGLFLYVNAGHNPPIFYKRNKGEFSQLDPTGPALGVAPNARYRIGNVNFEKDDLLILYTDGITEATDINFSLYGEERLKRKISELVDSEPQKICYGIMEDVQRFSASSAYADDKTLVVIRRIA; from the coding sequence GTGAATCAGCGACAGCTTTTCCACACGATAGAAAAAACTGCATCGAAGGATTATCGCAACGATGAGGAATTGCTTCTGAGCGTCGTGCGCGAAATAATCGGCTCAGACGAAATGCGAATAAAAGGGGGAAGAATATGGAAGCTCGTTCCGAGAAAGAACGCCTATGTTCTCGTCAAGCAGATCGCCAAAGTCAAAGCTTTGCCCGACGACTTCATGCTGAAGGTCTCGGATTACGCTGATTTCGTCAAGATCGGGATTCAGAAAACTCTTCTAAATACTGAACAGAACCAGGACCTTCGTAGCAGAGGCATCGAGAAATATTCGGCGACAGGAGTCGGCGAGAAAGTCAAAGTCAAGGGCGTGCCGCTTTACCAGTATGTCCTGGCGTTCAACACGAACGGTGAAAACCCGGAGCTTTTCGACGCGCTCAACGTCATTGGAAGCGCAGTCACTGCGGTTCTGCGCGAGCGAAATGCTCTCGCGCGAACAAAACAGCTTGAGCAGGATATCGACAAGGCGCGCGAGATCCAGAGGAGCATTCTTCCCGAGCACGAACAAAAGTACGGTTCGTTTGAGATGTTTGGGGTCTCGGTCCCGGAACGAGTAGTTGGCGGCGACTTTTTCGACTACCTGCCGTCAGGTGAAGAAGGCGAACGGCTCGGCGTCGCCGTTGGCGATGCTGCGAGCAAAGGATTGAGCGCGGCAGTCGAGGCGCTGTATGTATCCGGCGCATTGAAAATGGGAGTCGAGCTTCAGACTAACATGGCTTCACTTGTCAAAAAAATAAACAATCTTGTCAACTGGACTTTTTCGGATTCTCGTTTCGTGACGTTGTTTTACGGCGAGTTCACCGACGGTAAAAGCGGGCTGTTTCTATACGTAAATGCCGGTCATAATCCGCCGATATTCTATAAGAGAAATAAGGGGGAGTTTTCCCAGCTCGATCCTACCGGTCCGGCTCTCGGAGTTGCGCCGAATGCGCGTTACCGTATCGGAAACGTGAACTTTGAAAAGGACGACCTGCTCATACTCTACACCGATGGAATTACAGAGGCTACCGATATTAATTTTTCCCTGTATGGCGAAGAGAGACTGAAGCGAAAAATAAGCGAGCTCGTGGATAGTGAGCCGCAAAAAATTTGTTACGGAATAATGGAAGATGTACAACGGTTCTCCGCATCGTCGGCGTATGCTGACGATAAGACCTTGGTAGTGATCAGAAGGATCGCATAA